TGGCCGAAAATAGAACGCGTGCCCGTGCCGGTACGGTCGGCTTTCGGCGTGCCCTCTTCAAGCACTTTTTTCATCAGATCCAGATACTGTTTCATACTACCTCACCAAAAATATTAAAGAAGGACGGCGGATTATTGCTGTGCAGGCTGACGGCGGTAGGCCCAGACCATCATCAGAATACCAGCGATCACCATCGGCAGAGACAGGATTTGCCCCATGCTGAACAGGCCGCCGAACAGCCCCAGCTGCGCATCCGGCTGGCGGAAGAATTCAGTAATGATTCGGAACATGCCATAACCGATCAGGAAAAGCCCTGAAACGCTGCCCATCGGCCGAGATTTACGAATAAAGATATTCAGAATGATAAACAGCGCCACTCCTTCCAACATCATTTGATACAGCTGGGAAGGATGACGCGGCAGCATGCCGTACTGATTGAAAATCGCCTGCCATTGCGGGTTACTGACGGCCAGCGCCATATCTTCGCCGCGCGAACCAGGAAACAGCATGGCCCACGGCGTATCCGTCGTCACGCGTCCCCACAGTTCGCCATTGATGAAGTTGCCCAGTCGGCCAGCGCCAAGCCCGAAAGGAATCAGAGGGGCAATAAAATCAGCAACCTGGAAGAAATGGCGTTTGGTGCGATGAGCGAACCACAGCATGACGCAGATGACGCCCATTAAGCCGCCGTGGAACGACATACCGCCATCCCAGACTTTGAAAAGATAGAGCGGGTTTTCAAGAAATGACGGGAAGGCATAAAACAGGACGTAGCCCAGACGCCCACCGACGAAGACCCCAAGGAACCCCATATACAGCAGGTTTTCGACTTCATCTTTGGTCCAGCCACTCCCCGGTTTATTCGCCCGACGCACCGCCAACCACATGGCAAATACAAAACCCACCAGATACATCAGCCCATACCAGTGCAGCGCCAGCGGGCCGATTGAGAAAATCACGGGATCAAACTGAGGAAACGCCAGATAGCTTGTCGTCATCATTCACCACATATTTTATTGTGTTATCCCTACTTTTGGGATCGTCATTGATAGGCAAAAGGCAGGAGAATGAATCTGTTCCTGCGAACCGCGGTGGCGAATCATAGCATACGCGCCCACGCTCTTTGATCGCGAAGGGGAAAAGTTCTGTAAAACATTGAGTCGTTGTTAAACATTTACTCGCAATTAAATCTTGATATATCCGTCAATACCGCACCGCGACGGATTAGCGTCCGCCTCGAATTAAGCCGCCCAATCCGCGCTCTTCCATGAAGATCGCCGCCCACTGTCGGACTTCCGTCGCACTCTGCGCACCGAGTAGTTGCTTCACCAACGCCTGCGATTCCGCCAGCGTAATTTGGCGCAGCAGGTATTTAATTCGCGCAACGCTACGTCCGTTCATACTGAGCGAGCGATACCCCAGCCCGGTTAGCAGCAGTGCACCAAGCGCTTCACCCGCCATTTCACCACACACGGAAAGCGGAATATTGTGCCGCTCGCACTCGACGGCAATCATATTCAACGCCTGCAACATGGAAGGATGCAGGCTGTCATAAAGCGATGCCACATGAGCGTTGTTACGATCTACCGCCAGCAGATACTGCGTCAGATCGTTGGTACCAACCGAAACAAAATCGATGCGGGAAGCCAGATGAGGGAGCAGGAACAGCATCGACGGGACTTCAATCATGATCCCAATTCGCGGCTTGGGCTGCGGGAAGCCCAGCAATTCTTCTACTTCGCCCGCGGCCTGATCGATCAGGCGACGCGCTTCGCTGATTTCATCCAGACTGCTGATCATCGGCAACAGGATGTTGAGATTGCCAATATGTGCGTTGGCACGCAGCATCGCGCGCACCTGAATCAGAAAGATTTCAGGCTGATCGAGCGTAATACGAATGCCGCGCCAGCCAAGGCACGGGTTCTCTTCGCTAATAGGTAGATAGGGCAGCGGCTTATCCGCGCCGATATCCAGCGTGCGCAGCATCACGGGGCGCGTAGGGTAAAGCGCCAACATGCTTTGATATTGCGCCATCTGCTCATCTTCAGACGGAAATCCGCTTTGCAACATAAACGGGATTTCCGTGCGATACAGACCCACCCCATCAACCTGATTGATAAAGCGTTTTTCGTGTTCAGCGCTGAGCCCCGCATTCAACATGACCTGAATGCGTTCGCCGCTTTTCAGTACAGCAGGCTGTTCCATCTCGCCTTCGGCCAGGCGAGTCAGCTCATTTTCTTCCGTCAACAGACGCTGGTATTCCTGTACCAGCACGGGTTCAGGATCGACCAGCAGCTCGCCGCGATAGCCGTCGATAATCAGCTGTCGCTGATGCAGCAGTTCGGGCTGGATGTCTGCGCCCACCAGCGTCGGAATGCCCATGGCACGGACGAGAATCGCCGCATGCGAATTCGCGGCACCGTCATAGACAACAACGCCCGCCAGACGCTCCGGCGGCAGTTCCGCCAGCAGCGTGGCGGTTAATTCATCCGCCACGAGGATAAAGCGCTCAGGCCATTGCCCCATGATTTGCGCGTTATCGTCGAGATGGAACAGCAGCCGCTGCCCCAACGCACGCAGATCGCCCGCCCGTTCGCGTAAATAAGTATCCTGCAAATTGGTGAACTGTGCGGCAAAGCGCTCGATCACCAGCTTCACGGCCCACTCGGCGGCATTGCCCGCATCCACTTCCTGAAAGAGTTCTCGCTTGAGCCGCGCATCGTTCAGCAAGTGCGAGTACAAATCGAAAATCGCCGCGCTCTCTTTCTGCGCGCTGGCGCTAAACCGCTTGCTGAAGCGACGGAATTCCGCCGTGGCCTCTTCCAGCGCCTGCGTTAAACGGGAGCGCTCACGCTCGCTGTCCAGACTCGATGCGGGGAAAACCTGTTCCAGAGAAGGCTGAGTACAATCCTGCCAGCCGGGGGCAATCGCCACGCCGGGTGCAGCCACCAGCGCCTTAACGCGCGTCTGACGGTATTGACCGAAGAGCGTTTTTATCTGTGAAAGGGAAAGAATAGCGGCCATCTGCGTGGCCAGCGTCACCATGAACGATTCTTCGTTTTTATCAAACTGACGATGTTCACGCTGCTGCACTACCAGTACGCCCAGCAGGTGGCGACGGTAGATAATGGGAACGCCAAGAAAAGAGCGGAAATGTTGCTCTTTCACAGCGGGGATATATTTGAAACTGGGGTGTGCACGCGCGTCGGCCAGATTGATGGGCTCAGCACGTTGCCCGACCAACCCGACAATACCTTGCCCAAACGCCAGCGTAACCGTACGCCCGCGCGGCTTTTTCAACCCGCGCGTTGCCATCAGGTAATAGCATTGACGATCGTGATCGGCCAGATAAATGGAACAGACTTCCGTGTCCATAGCCTGACAGGTCTCATTGACCAGAATGTCCAGCGCATCACTAAGGCGTGCCGTTGCCGCAACGTTTTCGACAATTTCTCGCAAGCGCGTGAGCATAATGTGCCTGAATTACCCTCTTTTTCGCCGAGGACCGGATGGGGTAACCACCCGAGCCGCAACACTCTCCTGAAGCAGTATCACCGGATTGATAAATTCCTTCATCACGCGACGATACACATCTCGCTTAAAAGAGACGACCTGACGTACCGGATACCAGTAACTCACCCAGCGCCAGCCATCAAATTCCGGCGTGCCGCTGCTCTGCATATTGATATCCGACTCATTACACATCAACTGTAGCAAAAACCATTTCTGCTTTTGGCCGATACAGACCGGTTTTGTATCCCAACGCACCAAACGCTTTGGTAATTTATAGCGTAACCAGTTACGGGTAGATGCCAATACGCGCACATCCTTTTTTCTTAACCCGACTTCTTCAAACAGTTCGCGGTACATCGCCTGCTCAGCACTTTCACCGGGGTTAATCCCCCCTGCGGAAACTGCCAAGAGTGCTGACCATAGCGCCGGGCCCACATCACCTGCCCCTGCCGATTACAAATTACAATACCAACGTTTGGGCGGTAGCCATCATCATCGATCACCGACTACCTCGATAAACATCAATGCAAAGATGACCTGATTGTTTCACACTCCCGTCAGGTGGTAAACCACTGCTTGGAAAGCATGTGATACGAATAAAAGTAAGATAACCCACAGATAAGATCAAAGTTATAAACATGTGAAGACCAGAATCGGCAATTTATTCACTTTTTCTGTGGACATCTTTGTGCAGAACCCATGAAGAAGTGAGTAAAACTCATTTCTCATGAAGAAAAAATATTAATGCGAATTAAAAATTAATGCTTTCTATTCATTAAATTACAAACAATCTTACGTGAAACAGCAGCCCCTTGTTTTTTGTTCAAATGGCATACAACGCAAGATTGGCGAAAGATCGCACTATGCCGATTTTATCCACAGGTAATAACTCAAAGTCAGGCAATAAATAGGCAAAAACAGTAAAAAGGTCAGGAGTCAAGGCTGTAAATAGAACCAGTAATTCATGTTTATGTGGGTTATCCAAGAAATCTGTGGATAACCTAGTGTAAGATCCTGTTTATTGTCGGTGGCTATACGTGCACAGTTTGCAAAACGGTGTTAAGTGATCGCCATCACACTAAAAAAAAGCACTACGAATCATGCTATTATTGTTTTTCTCCACAGTCTTGCAGGCTGTGCACTGGTACTCTCTATCTATTGTGTTTTTTTTGAGCGAAAAAATATCGAGCTATACGCTATGAATTCACCCACGGTTCACACGACTGCGCCGCCAAGTGAGCACACGTTACTGGAACGCGCGCAATCCCTCGCGGGTTATAATCTCGCGGAATTAGCGGACATCGCCCGCCTGCCCCTTCCCGCTAACCTGAAACGCGATAAAGGCTGGATTGGTATCTTGCTGGAGCGTTTTCTGGGTGCAAGCGCAGGCAGCAAGCCCGAGCAGGATTTCCCCGACATCGGCGTTGAACTCAAAACCATTCCTATTGATGAACAGGGCAAACCGCTGGAAACCACGTTCGTCTGCGTCGCACCATTAACAGGCAACAGCGGCGTAACGTGGGAAAGCAGCCACGTACGACACAAGCTCGCGCGGGTACTGTGGATTCCGGTGGAAGGCTCGCGGCACATTCCGCTGGGGGAACGCCGTATTGGCACACCGCTGATCTGGAGCCCCAATGAAGAAGAAGAGGAACAGCTGCGCTGCGATTGGGAAGAGTTGATGGATCTGATCGTGCTTGGCCGGGTAGAAAGCATCACCGCCCGACATGGCGAAGTGCTACAGCTACGCCCCAAAGCGGCAAATAGCCGGGCATTAACCGAGGCAATTGGCGAATTTGGTCAACCGATTCTAACCTTGCCACGCGGGTTCTATCTGAAAAAAACCTTTACCGCACCGCTACTGGCACGCCACTTTATGCAGCTCAGCAGCTGAATTTCATTAGCGCGATGTTCTATTAGCACGATGTTTCATCAGCGCCCCGCTTCATCGTACACTAGCCTCATACGCCGCACTCTATTACGCAGCAATCGTGCGACAAGGGAATCGTTCTGGGAAAAGCCTGACGTCAACCCAGAGTAAAAAACCAGAGCAAAAGGGACGCCAGCACACGGCTGCAATACGAAGTATGACGAGTATATTTTCACGACATCACACTTTCGCTTGCCTACGCCCCGAGCTGGCAGAGTATAATATCGTTTACGTTTCGTTTAAGGTGTATTGATATAATGTTTGATTGGATTGTTGATCCGAACGCATGGTTAGCATTGGGAACGCTGACTATTCTGGAAATCGTTCTTGGGATCGATAACATTATTTTCCTGTCTCTGGTTGTCGCCAAACTGCCTAAAGCCCAGCAAAACAAAGCTCGCCGCATCGGGCTGATGGGGGCGATGTTAATGCGTTTGGGACTGCTCGCTTCTATTGCCTGGGTCATGCGTCTGACCGACCCGCTGTTCACCGTCGCTGGCAATGAAATCTCCACACGTGACCTGATCCTGTTCTTCGGGGGACTCTTCCTGATCTGGAAGTCGAGTATGGAAATTCACGAAACCGTCGAAGGCGGTTCAGAAGACCATACTTCCAAGGTGTACTCTTTCTTTGGCGCAATTGTGCAGATCATGATGCTGGATATTATCTTCAGCCTGGATTCAGTGATCACTGCTGTCGGCCTGTCTGACCATCTGTTTATTATGATGGCAGCGGTCATTATTGCCGTTCTCGTGATGATGTTCTCTGCGCGCCCTATCGGCGAGTTTGTCGAACGCCATCCGTCCGTCAAAATGCTGGCCTTGTCGTTCCTGATCCTGGTTGGGTTCACCCTGATTCTGGAAAGCTTCGACGTTCACGTACCGAAAGGCTACATCTACTTCGCCATGTTCTTCTCGATGTCCGTCGAGGCGTTGAACCTGCTGCGCAGTAAAAAAGAAAAATCAGCGCACTGATCGTCGTATAACGAGCGATCAAAACGCTAGATGGCCTAATCAGGCGGCGACCAGCCGCCTGATTACACAATATTAATTCCCTCCAAACACATTTTTTCCATTATTCCTACGTTATCCCCCGCAACCATTTGCTAGACTCACCTTAGATTTTGGCATTTATGAACGGGTTAATATGATGAAAGTACGGATGAAAATGGCAATCACACTGGCGTTATTATTCACTCTGGCAGGCTGTTCCAGTGACTACGTGATGGCGACAAAAGAGGGGCAAATGCTCCTGACGCAGGGAAAACCCGTCCTGGATAAAGATACCGGGTTGCTCAGCTATACCGATGAGCAAGGTAATCAGAAACAAATCAACAGCGACCAGATCTCCCAGATCGTGCAGCGCTAACGGCAACGTTAGCCCGATATTCCTCATCGGGCTATGCTCTCCGGCAAAATCCCGCTTCCCCACTCGCCACGGCTTCGTTTATAGTCGAATTCAGGTGTGTTTTCCCAAACTCATTGGAATCGCAGCAAATCATGCGGAAATGACGGGAAAGGCGCCTGCTATTTTCAGACATAAGGAAGCTGGCAATGCAATATCACCGTATTCCCCATAGTTCTTTAGAAGTGAGCGTGCTGGGTCTTGGTACGATGACCTTTGGCGAACAGAACAGCGAAGCAGACGCTCATGCTCAGTTAGATCACGCCATTGCCGCAGGTGTTAACCTGATTGACACAGCAGAAATGTACGCCGTTCCTCCACGCCCGGAAACACAGGGGTTAACCGAGAGCTATATCGGTTCCTGGCTGAAATCCCGTGGCGGACGCGAGAAATTGATTGTGGCCAGTAAAGTCTCCGGCCCCGTGCGCGGAAACGATCACAGCATCCGGCCACAGCAGGCGCTGGACAGAAAAAACATCCGTGCCGCGCTGGATGCCAGTCTGCAACGCCTGAACACCGACTATATCGATCTCTATCAGTTGCATTGGCCACAGCGCCAGACCAACTGCTTTGGCAAGCTGAACTATCAGTATACGGATGACAAACCGCAATATACTGAAGACAAATCGGTCGTGACACTGCTGGAAACGCTGGAAGCGCTAAATGAACAGGTGCGTGCCGGTAAGATCCGCTACGTCGGCGTCTCCAACGAAACCCCGTGGGGCGTGATGCGCTATCTGCATCTGGCGGAAAAGCATGACCTGCCGCGTATCGTGTCGATTCAGAACCCCTACAGCCTGCTGAACCGCAGTTTTGAAGTCGGCTTAGCGGAAATCAGCCAGCATGAAGGCGTGGAACTTCTCGCCTACTCATCACTGGCATTCGGTACGCTGACGGGGAAATACCTGAACGGCGCACAGCCTGCTAACGCACGCAACACGTTATTTAGCCGCTTTACTCGCTATACTGGCCCGCAGGCTCAAGCAGCGGTTGCCGAGTACGTCGCGCTGGCGCAAAAGCACGGTCTGGATCCGGCTCAAATGGCATTGGCGTTTGTGCGTCAGCAGCCGTTCGTCGCCAGTACGCTGCTAGGCGCGACTACACTGGAACAGCTGCAAACCAACCTCGACAGCCAGAACCTGACGCTGGACGGCGAGATCCTCGACGAGCTGGAAGCTATCCATCGTCGTTTTACGTTTCCGGCACCATAAACGCAAAACCGGGCATTGCCCGGTTTTCTTTAATGCATGCACAAGAACGCTGAACAATTACTTCAGCGTCTGCAACAGACTCTTGCGCTGGTTTTCCAGCGATGTGACGCGGCTACATACGTCATTGCCGAAGCGCTGGAACTCCAGTTCCTGATTGTTCCATTCGGCCTGAATCGCTTTCTGCAAACCACCGAGGTTGCCCATCATCGCCTGTAGCGGGTTGCCGCCGCTGGACATCTGTTTCACGCCCATTTCGTTCAGGCTGTCCTGCAAGACGCCGCCCATGCTTTGCTGCACGAGCTGTTTGCCATCTTGCTCAACTTGCTTAATCGCCTGATGGTGAAACGTCAGGCCATCGGTGCGGTGTTCGATAATTCGGTTCATCTGCTGCTTGAGCTGTTTATCCAGCGTAGTCAGACGATTGCGCACATTGCTGTCGCTGCCAAGCTCCTGCACGATCACGTTATCCAGCGCGACTCGCGCTTTTTCAAGATGCTGCTGCGCGCCCTGATCGATCCACGGCAGCTGCTGGCGTAAATCTGCCTGATAGGCTTTGGCCTTCTGGCGCTGTTCGGCATTCAGGGTCAGTGGCGTACCGTTACGGACGATATCGCCCTGCGGGGAGAGTTGTAAATTGCCGCTGGCACCCACGACCTGTACGTGTTGCGGACTGATAATGATGTCGTCCTGCGGGTTCACGTTGCACTGGTAGGCTGCCTGCGCTTGCCAGGACAGCAACATCAATAAACCCAAGGTTATTTTACGCGACATATTTTCTCCTGAAGAAAACAACGGCAGTAGCGGGAGAGCGGTAATCCGCCCGTTGAGGAGGCGGATAACGCCTGAGCCAGAATCAGCTCAGGCATGCCTTGATAAGACCAAGGATTACAGCAGGTGTTCTGGCA
The nucleotide sequence above comes from Pectobacterium brasiliense. Encoded proteins:
- the lgt gene encoding prolipoprotein diacylglyceryl transferase, which encodes MTTSYLAFPQFDPVIFSIGPLALHWYGLMYLVGFVFAMWLAVRRANKPGSGWTKDEVENLLYMGFLGVFVGGRLGYVLFYAFPSFLENPLYLFKVWDGGMSFHGGLMGVICVMLWFAHRTKRHFFQVADFIAPLIPFGLGAGRLGNFINGELWGRVTTDTPWAMLFPGSRGEDMALAVSNPQWQAIFNQYGMLPRHPSQLYQMMLEGVALFIILNIFIRKSRPMGSVSGLFLIGYGMFRIITEFFRQPDAQLGLFGGLFSMGQILSLPMVIAGILMMVWAYRRQPAQQ
- the ptsP gene encoding phosphoenolpyruvate--protein phosphotransferase, with protein sequence MLTRLREIVENVAATARLSDALDILVNETCQAMDTEVCSIYLADHDRQCYYLMATRGLKKPRGRTVTLAFGQGIVGLVGQRAEPINLADARAHPSFKYIPAVKEQHFRSFLGVPIIYRRHLLGVLVVQQREHRQFDKNEESFMVTLATQMAAILSLSQIKTLFGQYRQTRVKALVAAPGVAIAPGWQDCTQPSLEQVFPASSLDSERERSRLTQALEEATAEFRRFSKRFSASAQKESAAIFDLYSHLLNDARLKRELFQEVDAGNAAEWAVKLVIERFAAQFTNLQDTYLRERAGDLRALGQRLLFHLDDNAQIMGQWPERFILVADELTATLLAELPPERLAGVVVYDGAANSHAAILVRAMGIPTLVGADIQPELLHQRQLIIDGYRGELLVDPEPVLVQEYQRLLTEENELTRLAEGEMEQPAVLKSGERIQVMLNAGLSAEHEKRFINQVDGVGLYRTEIPFMLQSGFPSEDEQMAQYQSMLALYPTRPVMLRTLDIGADKPLPYLPISEENPCLGWRGIRITLDQPEIFLIQVRAMLRANAHIGNLNILLPMISSLDEISEARRLIDQAAGEVEELLGFPQPKPRIGIMIEVPSMLFLLPHLASRIDFVSVGTNDLTQYLLAVDRNNAHVASLYDSLHPSMLQALNMIAVECERHNIPLSVCGEMAGEALGALLLTGLGYRSLSMNGRSVARIKYLLRQITLAESQALVKQLLGAQSATEVRQWAAIFMEERGLGGLIRGGR
- the mutH gene encoding DNA mismatch repair endonuclease MutH translates to MNSPTVHTTAPPSEHTLLERAQSLAGYNLAELADIARLPLPANLKRDKGWIGILLERFLGASAGSKPEQDFPDIGVELKTIPIDEQGKPLETTFVCVAPLTGNSGVTWESSHVRHKLARVLWIPVEGSRHIPLGERRIGTPLIWSPNEEEEEQLRCDWEELMDLIVLGRVESITARHGEVLQLRPKAANSRALTEAIGEFGQPILTLPRGFYLKKTFTAPLLARHFMQLSS
- a CDS encoding TerC family protein, which codes for MFDWIVDPNAWLALGTLTILEIVLGIDNIIFLSLVVAKLPKAQQNKARRIGLMGAMLMRLGLLASIAWVMRLTDPLFTVAGNEISTRDLILFFGGLFLIWKSSMEIHETVEGGSEDHTSKVYSFFGAIVQIMMLDIIFSLDSVITAVGLSDHLFIMMAAVIIAVLVMMFSARPIGEFVERHPSVKMLALSFLILVGFTLILESFDVHVPKGYIYFAMFFSMSVEALNLLRSKKEKSAH
- a CDS encoding YgdI/YgdR family lipoprotein; translation: MKVRMKMAITLALLFTLAGCSSDYVMATKEGQMLLTQGKPVLDKDTGLLSYTDEQGNQKQINSDQISQIVQR
- a CDS encoding NADP(H)-dependent aldo-keto reductase, giving the protein MQYHRIPHSSLEVSVLGLGTMTFGEQNSEADAHAQLDHAIAAGVNLIDTAEMYAVPPRPETQGLTESYIGSWLKSRGGREKLIVASKVSGPVRGNDHSIRPQQALDRKNIRAALDASLQRLNTDYIDLYQLHWPQRQTNCFGKLNYQYTDDKPQYTEDKSVVTLLETLEALNEQVRAGKIRYVGVSNETPWGVMRYLHLAEKHDLPRIVSIQNPYSLLNRSFEVGLAEISQHEGVELLAYSSLAFGTLTGKYLNGAQPANARNTLFSRFTRYTGPQAQAAVAEYVALAQKHGLDPAQMALAFVRQQPFVASTLLGATTLEQLQTNLDSQNLTLDGEILDELEAIHRRFTFPAP
- a CDS encoding DUF2884 domain-containing protein — its product is MSRKITLGLLMLLSWQAQAAYQCNVNPQDDIIISPQHVQVVGASGNLQLSPQGDIVRNGTPLTLNAEQRQKAKAYQADLRQQLPWIDQGAQQHLEKARVALDNVIVQELGSDSNVRNRLTTLDKQLKQQMNRIIEHRTDGLTFHHQAIKQVEQDGKQLVQQSMGGVLQDSLNEMGVKQMSSGGNPLQAMMGNLGGLQKAIQAEWNNQELEFQRFGNDVCSRVTSLENQRKSLLQTLK